From Corvus hawaiiensis isolate bCorHaw1 chromosome 11, bCorHaw1.pri.cur, whole genome shotgun sequence:
CAGGGGCAGAACACACGATGACAGATCCAAGTTCTTACGAAGATCAGAAATCACCTGTAAAGCACAAATCCATGCACAAATCACTGTGACAAATgagggaagaacagaaaaagccgaggaaaataaaacaatttcccATAACAACCTTaaaattacaaacaaaaaacctcataTATTTATAAGATTCACAAGTACTTAACCATGTccaaatctaatttttttttaacttagaaAATGAACCAGCAAAACTTTTCTCTTCACATTGCGTCATGATGCTGCAGGTGCatacagaaagcagaatttttttaaagctactcTGCGAAGTTCTCACCTATATCTGCTTTACGTTGCTGTGAACTGTTTTTATTCTGCTTAGCAGCTGAGCAAGATATATGGCAGCCTCAGGAATTCTGGGACATGCAAGTTTATCAATCTGACTGCTGTTGAATTGCAGTGTACCAGCACAGAGTGGCTTCCATGTGATAGGCACACTTTTTTTTACAAGGGTCTCCCTGAAAGGTTTGGGCAGATCACAAACCTCATCTGGCTTAGACTGAGGCTTTCTtaacatacaaaaaaaagtgtgtttgaTACTTCATCCAGGCTGGCTTTGATCCCTGGCaacattaaaattttacttgaaaacattaaaaacattcaTCTCTGTGTGTGAAGCAACTTCCCTCTGTTAAAACACACACTGGTGTGGAAAACACACGCTCCCATTATGAAAAAGATACTGTACCTCTACTGCATCTGCTGCCTTGACATTTTGGAGGATGAATTTTACTACTACAGGCAAATCTTCCAGTTTTACAGAAGGCACAATGGTCATGGCAGACTGTCGCACCTGAGGAGAGAGCAACACTCCATCAGCTGGAAGACAACACTTCACAGAAACACAATTATGTTCGTGAGAAGGAATCCTTATAGTCCAGCCTTCTGCTTAGAGCAGGAATATTGTCAGTACTAGATCAGATTCACCTTGGCTTTGCTGAGTCTTGAAGATATCCAAGGATGGAGGAAATCTCCAGTCCCTGCCACCTCTTAGATAATTTATGTCAATGCTGCAGACCCTAACTTGTTTTTCCAAATGTCTAACCAAAACCTCCTATTGTGGCCACTGCCCCTTACCCCTCTTCAACAAGAAGAGCTTGGCTCCATcattttttaactggctttcaaaagggaaaagcaTGGACAACATGCAGCCTGCTATGCAGCACCAGCATTTTGGGACTATGTAAAAACACTATTTAGTGCACTCAAATGaaccaattttattttattcataagAAGCCCAACTCCAAAAAGTACAGCAATGCAGCCAAGGCACATCATCATCTCTTCTCCTTTATCAGCATTCTGCAGAGAAAAcctatttaattatttgatCACCAATCTTCTGCCTTTCCTTAGAATATAACAATCTAGTCTGGTCACCGTACTTCAAAAAGATGAAATATTGACAATAAGCAGGTTTAAAACAGGCAATAAAAATTTAGTGCAGCAGGACAAAGTGCTTCTGCATTAGCTAAAACAGCTGTGATTGAAATTTCTGGCTGTTACAGTACGCATTCAGAAAACTTCTCTCTGCTCTTCACTGAACCCCTCACATGTTTCAAAAACCAGCTTTAGCTTCTGACCTCTTTCCAACTTCAGGAGCTCAGGACTTTTGAAGGCCTACAGGAGTCAGATTTAACAAAATACTTGGAATGAAGAAACAGTTCCAGCTCTCGTGTTGCTAAGCAGGGGCTGGGGTCTGCCGAAATGCTCAGTAAAAGCTCTCACCTCAGCCACAAGTTCTGCATCAAGATCCAGACGAGAAAGGGCATCCAGGATTGGCACTGTCAGCCGTCTGCCCTGCTTTAGCAAGCAGCTGatacacagggaaaagaaaacaaatggtcCTCTTAACAAAACCAAGAATGTATCTTTAGTGTATTGTGTGATCCCAGTAGTTTTTGTGgtgactgcaaaaaaaaaatcttggaaacTGACAACAACATATGCCACTGGCATTATGGAAAACTTGTTCCCTAAATTATTGCTCCTGCACCTGTCTTTTAACAGCCTCATGGACTTTCCCAAAACTCATGTAATCATTCTTGGCTGAGATCTCAATTTCTTACAAACTTTCTCTAGCAAGAAGTTGTACTTAAATTGTGTTAGATGAAAAACACCTCATCTGCAGCATCCTGGTAACTCTGTCTATGCTCCCTAATTCATTACAAGTAATGAGTTGTTTTCCACATCAGACATGGGTAGAGGCTATTGAGAATATGGAAATAAGTATGCCTCGCTGATACTGTTTGGATCTCAGCTTTCAAAATACAcgaagagagaaaacagaagtctGAGGAGTTTGATTAGCATAGAAAAAATGCGTGGAGTTCTTTTATCTAGAAGCTGAGGCAGTAAACTGAGAATGAAAACGAAGTCACAATTTGAGAGGGTACAAGGAACAGGACGCACTGCTTGCAGTAATAATCTGCAACAGTGATCACAGGTTTGAAAAGATAATTAACACCAGCATAAATGCAAGTCATCTGTGTAGTAATAAGAATTAGAAACACTTAGACTATTCAAATTACTAAGTAAAATGAATACATTATTAAAGAAGACAGATGTAAGGACTAGCCTAAGGCAGTGCTCCCTGGGAGGATAACTCTTGGCATTAGGTCCCCCAGTTGTTTGGGTCAGTAAATATGCTTGagaaaagtatataaaataGCCAGAAAGTTCTGTTTCTTGCACACATTTACTGTGTTGTgtgtggtttgggttggttttttttattaataaaaaccaTGTTGATTCTTACCACAGCAGAATCCAAGACAAATGAGAAGTTGTCAAGAGTAATATCCCAGTGACTGATCATAGACTGATCCAGAATAAGTAGTGAGTACTTAACTGGATTCTACCTGTGCTGTATGCAGGTAGTCAAGAGTTTAACAATTATTTAGATAAAAGCAGTTTTGGAGCATTGTCTGAATGCAATGTCTTTTGCCTGTGCTCTCTTTAAGAGCATAACAGCACAAATGGAATGTCCTAAGCCAGTGGTAGGTGTCCCCAAATGTTGCAGTTAACAGGAACACACAGCTGTCCTAATACTTCAGTCATTCCCAGAGCAACCTTCATTAATGCACCTTGTCCTTTTCTACTAAgtgcaagggggaaaaaacaaaacaaaacaaaccctccCAACCAAATCATCTGTACCTGAGCTCTCTGGCAACCTCACTTTGCTGGGAATCCTCCAGGATCTCAGGTAAACTGGTGATAATATCGTGCTGGATTGGTACTGGAGAGACACTAACCATCTGCATTAACTTCTTGACCAGATCCTGCAGACAAGAGGAGCACTGGTGAAATGCACAGATCTCACCATCAGCACAACAACAATATTATGCATCGTCTGCCTGGATTTATGCCAACTGTCCCAAACTCACTGTCCTGCTGAAGTCATGAAGCAGAGCATAGACTTTTGTGGAACAATGGTATTTTACAGGGAGGATATCATGATCTTGGTGAGCAGAGGAAACTGGGAAACACAACAAGCTTCCCAGTGTTTAGTACTCCAGTAGAGAGTAACCCGCAGGGACTGACTGACttagggaaagaaggaaaagaatcaCCAGAGCAGGAACAGAGAATTAATCCCCACACACTTGCAAGTATCCAGTATCTTGTTAGAATTAAACAAGAGGGGATTGTAACTTCCTGCCAGCAACAGCTTTAAAATGGGGTCACCCGTGTGAATACACATGCACAGATATAAATTtatgtaaaatattaattagagcaaggaaagaagaaaaatagtaaaAGAAGGTCAGAAGTCACTCAAGACAATCATAacgaaacagaaaaaaattaaatctctcCTTCAGCCCACCAATACAAAAATAACATCAGTTCTCATTAGCACAATAATTCATCTAATCCCGCCTGAGAGGCATTCCAGAAGTTGTTTGGGAAAAGCATCCATGTGACTGCACCTCTGGTACCCACCTGGCTGTCAAGGAGCCTGTCAAGCCATTTAAACTGATTGACAATGAGCCGGGGGAAATTTGTTCCAAAGGTGCCCAcactgaaacagcagaaaaggacaCACAGGTTAGTCAGACCTACAGACtcaaaagctttgctgctgGTCAGCAAGACCAACTAACCCCATTCTTAACTGGTCATTAATACACAGAAAGAACTTCACTCTTCTTACAGTTTGATAGGAGACAAGTGTAACAACATCCATTTTTCAGAATTCCCAAAGGATTCACAGCACAATTAACAGCTTATCACTTTTGCATCCAAGATCCTTTAGAATTCTTGGGTGAAAACGGTTCAGACCTTGTGACTGTCTGTGTTAAAGCCTCCTCAAACAAGATTTCAGTCTGAGACAATTTCTTAGACTACACCCCTGTGCAGCACTTGTATCCTGTATTCCAGCAGTGGAACAAaaactgcagcaggaacagcctcaGCTTCATTCTGCCCCTTGGCTTGCCCCACTAACTCTGTGGTGAGCATCCAAGGCACAGGAAGAAGAGATGAAGTGGTCAGGTCTTGCCTGTGTTGTGTGTGCCTTACACCTCAAGATGTCTCACTCCAACTATGATGttatacttttaaaaaccaACAGATGTTCTTTCAATTTCCCTTGTTTGAACACAATCTGTACTTTTAAAAGGAGATCTGTTTGCATCTCACAGCCTCCTAAAACTCTGCAAGCAGCcacttccatcttttttttaaatgatgagACACTCAGTCCCTCTGCTGAAATAATTCCTAAGCTTGTGTCAGTAGCTGCAAAAAGCACAATCAATCAATGCACAGTGTCTGCATTTCAGCTTCTAGAAATTTGTCTTCTGCTTTATGCACCCACAGATTTAAGGTCATGGTACCTCACAGATTATTTTACACAAGTATGAAGGAAAAACCCACATCAGTGCGAACTGCCATTCAGGTAAATTTGAAGTAACAGTTAAAGTCAAACAGCTGGTGATTGTccaaaagaaatttcatttcaagGCAGAGAGAAGCCAGTTTATACTCACATGTCAAAAAAGAATTCAGGGATCTTTTCCAACAACAGTGTTATGACAGCAGGctgaaagaaaggcaaaaagacAGTGTTAGGGTGAGTTACTGGTTGTGCTGTGGTATTGCCACCAAAACTGACCTTTCACAAAAGATGAAATATACACAGAGAATAAAATACTTGAAAGGCTCAATAAAAGTATTTCCTGTGTATGAAATCTCTTGCCTAATGCCAGAAAGGAGGCACACAGCCTAAGAAGTGAAAACCACTTCTCAGAGGGTGGTATAAACTACCCACATAACCCAACAGAATCAGAGCATATGAGCAGGATGTACAATTCTTCTGGGCCAGTGAACCTCTCTTTCTCAGACCCAGCTGAGTTGCTTTTCACCACAGAGGAAACTAAAGCATCAACTTTTAGATAAGTTTGAAAACAGTGCCCAATTCTAGcacttaaaaaacccacacataTTCTCCACAGTGGAAGTGGTTATATCTCATCAGAATTTCCCATGGTCGACCTGAGCCATCAGCTCTCATTCTGCCCCTGTTCACCtctgagaagagtctggctctATGTTCCCTACACATTGCAACCAGGTATTTGAAGACCACGAAATTTCCCTTAATCTTCTCTTAAGACTGGACAAACCCGGTTCCCTCTGTCTCTGCTTGTCTGCCATGTGTCGCAGGCCCTAAGCATCTTTGTGTCCCTACAGAAACAACAAACTGGACACTGTTccaggtgcagcctcacctccctcaAAACCAGTTCTATTAATCCTTCACTTACATAAGCAAAACGTTCCCTACAATCAAAAGCACTGTAAAGAGCAAGCTAAGGTGCCCATACCTGTAAGATCTTAATCCCAAGAAGCAGTTTAATGAGGCTTTCACAATACGAGTGCACCAGATTCCTGCAAGATGAAAGATTCCACCACAGTTGTGTCAAAAATATGTTGGGAGAACAGGCTGTAGCTCTTTTCAtgactgtttttttaaaaaactatacACAGTGACTTAAGGTAACACATGGTAatcacagacacacacaaaaagattTAAAACTGCACTTTAGCTCTGAACCAGCTCACTCTCTACAAGACTAGAAATGTGAAAGTCTGTGGTTAAGCTGTatctcctggaaaaaaaaaatctcaaaaaggAATTGACCTTCACCAGCCCAAtcaaatttttttcacagtatttgGTTCTTCCCCTAAAATACCATGGAGTCCGACGTGGGCCAGACAGTAAATTCTGTGACTTAACACTAAACTCACTGCTATTAAAAAGCAATGTACTAGACCAGCCACCCTGCCTTGGTGTGCATCAGCTGGAGCCTTTCCCTCCACTCTGGTCAATGTCCCAGGACATAACAAGCTCTGACTGAAGGGGAaggcaaaatacattttctctaCCTCGACCCCTCAGTCCGTACAGGAGTGCAGGGCAAGAGGCAGTTCTTGAACTGGTTCCTGTCCTTGATGTGAGATTCCAGGCCGCTGATGAACTGCTTCACAAcctgcaaagcagaaagaagttACCCATCCTGAAGGGACACCCCAGTCAACTGCTGTCCTTTAGGATGCATTTTGCAAGCAGGTGATGAGAACCAGGAAGAGCTAACCAGGGAACTGCAAACAGAAACTGTGATGGAAGGAAAGCTGGATAATAAGTGAATGCTAGCCTGGACCATTTCCAGAAGGAAACACTGATTGTTCTGCAAAATAACTCTAAAGCGAGAGTCTcgcattttattttgattttaaagggCTTTGCCTTTCTTCCTGTTCAGCTGAGATAGCAACCTTTAGTGTGACAAGAGCTGCACCCAAAAAACACTTGCAGCCAAATCACCGGCCTCAGGACTTTCACCCTGGACTTGCTGACAGGAGAGGAGCACCACATCATGGCAGTTTTAATGGTGCCAGCTCCACCTaacacaaaaccaaatccaGCTTCCACCAGAGAGCGATGCAAGTGATTTGTCTCCTGTAAGAGCCTTTGTCTTTTGAATAATATTGCCAATGAAAATTACTTTGACAGGGCACAGTCAGAAGGACAGAGAGATTAAAAGGCTGGAACAGCAATACTGAGAGAACTGgaaaatgtggaccacagaaaTCCAAGATAAGGTGATGTGTTGCATGCTTTTGTATGAGACTAGCAAGGACAGGCAGCTGCATTTGCATCTTTTGCTCAGCAAACAGCTTTAAAGCTGGCTCCTGCCAAAGTTACTTACAGCTGGGTAAGTAGGGTGCTTCTCCAGGGCCAGGCAGAGCTTCTTCTGGAAAGCCATTTGATCAACAGCTAAGGAGAAAGtttagaaaggaaataaagaacaaGACACAGTCTGTCCATACAGCATCACAACAGCTACACCAAGTACAAGCTCTCAAGCCCATCCACCAACATTTCTGCATTTGCTCTACTGAGAAGCCCAGTTGGCAAAAGCCTCAGTGGAATCAGCCCTTCTGCTTTCTCTAGTCAGGGCTGAGAGTAGCACTGAAGATAATGAATACAGGAGTTCCTGATGGCCTTGTCTGAGCTGAAAGACAACAATGCcatgtttgttttcccatttcagAGCTCCTGCCTCTGCAATTCAGTACTGTAATCACAGATACAGtctaatatttttctatatACCTCCAATAATCTTTCAGAAGCCCTTAGACTTAGCATGTCTACACCCAAAGAGCTGGTATAATGAGTTTAGGTGATGCACTGAATTCAGCAGGAGCAAGAGGTATATAATAAATAAGAGGCCAGATGAAGGTTTGCTTGAACTTTGAAACAAGCTAGCTCAAGCGCTTTTGTCCTGCAAGTAAAACACACTGGTACTTTGTACCAGCCATCCTTGCAGGTTTTGAtctaaaagcagaaagagcaaGTGTTAAACTCGTACCTATTTCATTCTGTCCCTCCCCAGCTTTCAGCACAATTCCTGATGTCCTAAGGAGCTCTTCAAAGACTCCCTCATTCTCCAATCCACAGAAGGCAGAGGCGTTTTCCTTATCAGAAATCCGTGACTTCTTAGtttctgagaaaacaaaacatgctacatcaaatacataaaaaatcAACAGTGTCATTAACAATCAGCATTATCAAAACTGCCATTTTGGCCTTGTCCCTgcttgggagctgctgcctctatTAGTGGGTCTCCACCCCAGTAAGATGATACCCAAGCACCTACTTGGCAAGTCTGTCTTGCAGCTCTCTTCAGAGGCATCAACTTTCGacaatttcctttttgaaaCCATGGTAACAAAACCTTTGTTGTTGCctaaaaaatgcaggaaaaagacAAGTGTTTAATTAATCTCTTTTTAAGCAGATCTAGAATGTATTAGTGAATAGCAAAAGAGAATGCAACACAAACAGAGAGTGCTCAAAGAAAGATTGCCTGGGTAACCAGTATCACAccacatttttctgctgtgcaggTTGAAATTTTAGAGCTTGTCATATTTAAATAGCACAATACATCACTTTTTCTAAAATGCAATTCCTCATAAAACAAGGTTTGGGCTTTTATTCAAACACTGGGCAAAGTGAGCAACTATGAGATTGCATCCACTAAACTAAACTCAAGACCCTCTCCACATGCCTGGACAAACCAACAAAGGACTCACAGTTGAGTGTTCATGAGCCCAACCACATTAACTGACCCTGTTCGTGTCCCTAACCAGGCCAATGAGCTCTGTCAGCACAAACCTCCATCTAACCCATCCTCTTTTGGGGGGTGACAacgattaaaaagaaaaaaaaaaatcttgactCACCTTTAAAACTTaaaggttattaaaaaaagatgtgTGTGCATCTCACACTAAATGTCAACTGCTTGGCAGAGGCTAGTAAAATGAGTTACTTAAATATCAGCATGGAAGTGGAAcagttaaaaaacaaatgtgCAATGAGTCTTTCACAGCTGTTTTAGGTGTATAAGTATCTGAAAGGCAGGTGCCTCTGAAAGAGGATGGTGCCGGACTCTCTTCAGTGGTGTCCAGTGACAGGATAAGGAGCAGTGGCCAAAAcgaaaacacaagaagttttaCCTCAACATGAGAAAAAACTTTAGGCTGTggatggcagagcactggaactgCTGCCCAGGAAAGGCGTGGAGTCTCCGTCTCTGCAGatattccaaacccacctggacgcGTTcttgtgtcacctgctctgggtgaccctgcGTTTAcagaggggttggactgggtgatctccagagctcccttccaaccctaacaatgCTGTGATTCTGTTCTGGGTGCGAGGCGCAGCCTGACAGCCCAGCCAGGTGGGCTGTGCCGCCACCGGAGAGCCCCCTCTCCATCGCACCCACTGCCAAAAGCTGGCCAGCGCCTGAGGCGGCCGTTTCACCTCTCCTCAGCTCAGCGCACCTcacctgagctgagctgagccgAGCCCACCTCCCGTCCCtccgggcagggcaggacaccccactgtcccctcacCGTCTCTCGCCCCGCGGGTCCCCTCACGGCGCTCCCGCCACTCGCGCTCGAGTTTCCCGCCAGCGGCGCGCGCTGACGCCGTTCCGCCGGCGGCGGAAGGGTCGGTGCCGGCAGCGGAAGCGGAAACGGGGCGTGCGGCGGCGGCCCGGGGTCGGCCGGAGCCGGGCCCGAGGCGGCACCGCCGCGATGAGCgagcccgagctgctgctggaCTCCAACATCCGGCTATGGGTGGTGCTGCCCATCGTCTTCATCACTTTCTTCGTGGGCATGATCCGGCACTACGTGtccatcctgctccagagcGACAAGCGCCTCACGCAGGAGCAGGTGTCCGACAGGTCAGGGCCCGCCTCACCCCCGCCCGCCCCTcgctgcccccggcccggcccggcccgctaATGCCACGTGTCTGTCTTCCAGCCAAGTCCTGATCCGGAGCAGAGTCCTTcgggaaaatggaaaatacattCCAAAGCAGGTACGGAGCTGCGCGGTTGGGGCTTTACAAAGAGGGTGActgggaaagcagcacaaaGCGCGGGGCTCTGTCCGAGCAGTGCCGCTGTACGAGCAGAGCCCACAAGGGCCCGCGGGGTCGGACGCTGCCGGGTCacccctgggccagggcagtgtccaggagtgcagaTTTTAGGAATCTTGGACACAGGACCGCTGTATATGTCTTTTCCCTGACATTTATGTTAGCTGTCACTGCTCGGTGTTTTAACTGCATGCTGACATGAGATGTGCCTCCAAACTGTCGTGTTTAATATCTGCTAGCAAGCACACAGGGATGGAATACAAGCCTGGGATAACGAGGTGGGCATACAATGTCAGCTGAAATGTTTGCTAAACTAAGTCCATCACTCATGTTGACTGTGTTGGTACCAAGTGTGTGTTTTGTGAAATCCAGAGGTCAGTTGGGAGAGTGAAAGTGTTCCATGTATCAGAATTGGTGCTCAACCTGCACAAAGAATTTGCACAAAACACTAGAAGCTCTTTAATTAACATggatttttcttcagagaacTCTTATAATTTGttcaaaaaattcaaaaagcCAGAGATCTGGTACTCTGGATGCAGAGAAACGTGAGGAGCTTTAGAACACATGGGCAGTGAGGCAGCTATCCAAGAAAGGTGTGTTGTGAAAGAACTCACAAGATGTCTGAATGTCTGAGCAAGAACTAATGCTTCTGTCCTTCTGCTTCTTACGGTGTTGGCattgtctttttctgttttcagtcttttctgtcccggaaatatttttttaataaccccGAGGATggattttttaagaaaacaaaaagaaaggtaGTGCCTCCTTCACCAATGACAGGTATGTTAAGGTACCCTAACTGCAGCCAGGTAGAAAAACCTGTCAGTGTCTGCCGAGGGTGGAAGGTGAATCAGCTTTGCAGGGAGCTCaggcagggtgagggaggggtgGGACTGTTCAGCTGGGTATTGGGGACGGGGGGCAGGAGTGAGATTCCTCTCTTGGGTAACAACACATTAGGCCACTTCATGTTGCTCAACTTCAGCTCTGAGCTGCTTGCAGCATCTCAGGAGACCTGACCTCCTCAGGGTATCCAGGCATGGGAAGTCCTGCTCTCACTCGACTCCTTTTGCCAGTGttttgctccagctcctgcatgATCTTCTccaaagcaattttatttttaagtaatgtATACAGCAAAATAGGAGTTTGTTGTCCTTCTTCTACCCAGGTCAGCTCACAGAGCGGTCAAGCAAGTTCAGAGATCTGGGGCAAGGGATGGGGTCAGACACAGCACAGAACACAACAcccctgtggcagcagccacCAGAACACTGGCTGCTCATCTCATTTTGCAAAGTATTGTCAACAATAGAAAATTATAGATACTGGGATAGGACTGTTGTCTCATGCAGTTTCTTAATTAAATTAGCTGACACATAATGACTTGTTTCTCTTTATTGTGATATGCTGCCACTTCACATCCCATCTATGATTTGCAGATCCTACCATGCTGACAGATATGATGAAAGGGAATGTAACCAATGTTCTGCCTATGATCCTCATTGGTGGTTGGATCAACATGACATTTTCAGGATTTGTCACAAGTAAGTGTCTGGAATAAGATGGGTTTGGCTGTGTTTCTGAAGAAGACCTTGAGGGTCTAAGCTGCATCAGAGATTTTCTCCTCAACCTGAGAGCAGTCAGTTAGAAGCAGCATAAATTAGGcttgtggcactgctgctcttCACTCCATGAACTGCACAGATTTGGTTGTCTCATTGCAAAGGGGGAGGAGAAATTGTTTTCAAAGTATTGGTCATGGTCTCAAAGAAAATAGCTCGGGAACAACTGTAGTGACAAAACCAGTGTTTTATTAAAACTGCCTAAACTTCAGGTTGATAGAGTGGATTTTCCTCTGAACCTGTCTAGGGAGTTGGTTACTGTGTGGAGTGTACACATCAAAAATACTTACTTAAATTCGtagttctggggttttttcctactgTTTATGTGATAACTGTTTCTTTAACAAGAGACATTCCCTTTCACAGTCACTGAAGTAATATGTGTGAGGGTTTGGTCATTTGATAGTTTCAGAAAGCcttttcatattaaaatgaaTACAGAACTGCAGCTTTTTCAAAAATCCAAATTAACTTTTTATTGTGCACGTTGCACTCAGACTACATTAGATGTAATAAAAGAACTACCTGCTCACTTTGCCCTGTGCTTTGCAGTTGTGCAGTGTCACTTTGTGAagctgggctttttttcttctctatccTGCAGCAAAGGTCCCGTTTCCTCTGACGCTGCGTTTTAAGCCAATGTTGCAGCAGGGAATTGAGCTGCTCACTTTAGACGCGTCCTGGTAAGCCCCTGTCCTCAACAAGCAAGGTCCAGTTCCCACTTGGAAAATGCTGAATGTGTTAATAACCCTTGGAtggtctgtgtgtgctgctggaaTGAGGTCATGTGCCAGCTTTGAACTGACAACAGCCGTGCTTGTTCTGATTTGTCAGGGTGAGCTCTGCTTCCTGGTACTTCTTGAATGTGTTTGGACTCAGAAGCATTTATACTCTCATCCTGGGCCAAGATAATGGTGAGGCGCTTGTCATTTCTGGGAACTGGCTTCTCCTTCCAAGGGACGTCATCTGAGGGAGGCTGGGGAAAAGATTTCTAAGTTTCCAGCCAAAAAGCTCTTGAATGCCTTTCTCCTTTCGGTGAGATTATTTACTCTCCCTGGGCTAGGTTTGACAGCACCTGCAACAAGTACCCAAATCTCCTGCACCAGACACTGGCTCATAAACTTCCATGGTTGTTAGCCCAGGCTTTCTTTCCCATCAGATCAGCGTGCAAAACTTTTGTGCTCAggcttgttttatttctattctctgtattatttatttaaggaaaacTGTAAAAATTTCTCAATGTTAGATGTGGGGCTGGACAGATGTGCATTGGGAATGTAGAAAACTATTTTCCTCAacttttctgcatattttatgTAAATCTGGCTAAGATGTAGCAGGTGGGAGCAAGATGTCTTGTCAGG
This genomic window contains:
- the EMC3 gene encoding ER membrane protein complex subunit 3, with the protein product MSEPELLLDSNIRLWVVLPIVFITFFVGMIRHYVSILLQSDKRLTQEQVSDSQVLIRSRVLRENGKYIPKQSFLSRKYFFNNPEDGFFKKTKRKVVPPSPMTDPTMLTDMMKGNVTNVLPMILIGGWINMTFSGFVTTKVPFPLTLRFKPMLQQGIELLTLDASWVSSASWYFLNVFGLRSIYTLILGQDNAADQSRVMQEQMTGAAMAMPADTNKAFKTEWEALELTDHQWALEDVEEELMAKDLHFEGMFKEELQTSIF